A genomic window from Nicotiana sylvestris chromosome 11, ASM39365v2, whole genome shotgun sequence includes:
- the LOC104245036 gene encoding probable inactive purple acid phosphatase 29 isoform X2: MEKNFVKLFLVLIFLSSLQLLQASGEKNPQQKLRFDSKNGEFRILQVADMHYGNGKSTPCEDVLPQQMSSCSDLNTTAFILRMIHAEKPHLIVFTGDNIFGYDATDAAKSMDTAFAPAISSNIPWAAILGNHDQESTLSREGVMKHIVGMKNTLSQLNPREFPDIDGFGNYNLEVHGTEGSELANKSVLNLYFLDSGDYSTVPSRIPGYGWIKPSQQLWFQRTSKKLKKTYMYNSSAKKAPAPGLAYFHIPLPEYASFDSSNFTGVRQEGISSASINSGFFTTMVEAGDVKAVFTGHDHINDFCGKLMDINLCYAGGFGYHAYGKDGWSRRARMVAVSLEKTGKGGWGAVKSIKTWKRLDDEHLTIIDSQVLWSKSSAGKVLRGYS; the protein is encoded by the exons ATGGAGAAGAATTTTGTAAAACTATTTCTGGTGCTAATATTTCTCAGCTCATTGCAACTGCTTCAAGCTTCTGGAGAAAAAAATCCACAACAGAAGTTGAGATTTGATAGCAAAAATGGGGAATTTAGGATACTGCAGGTGGCGGATATGCATTACGGAAATGGAAAATCGACGCCGTGTGAGGATGTGCTGCCGCAGCAGATGTCTTCCTGTTCCGATCTTAATACCACTGCTTTCATTCTCCGTATGATTCATGCCGAGAAACCTCATCTCATCGTTTTCACCG GGGACAACATTTTCGGATATGATGCAACGGACGCTGCAAAATCCATGGATACTGCCTTTGCTCCTGCAATTTCTTCAAACATACCATGGGCTGCTATACTAGGAAATCATGACCAAGAATCTACACTTTCGAGGGAAGGCGTAATGAAACATATTGTTGGCATGAAAAATACCTTATCTCAGCTGAATCCTCGTGAATTTCCAGATATTGATGGTTTTGGAAATTATAACCTGGAAGTCCATGGGACTGAGGGTTCCGAGCTGGCTAATAAATCCGTTCTCAATCTATATTTCCTTGACAGTGGAGACTACTCTACTGTCCCATCCAGGATCCCTGGTTATGGTTGGATTAAACCTTCTCAACAGCTTTGGTTTCAACGCACATCTAAGAAGCTTAAG AAAACTTACATGTACAATTCAAGTGCTAAGAAGGCTCCTGCTCCAGGCCTTGCCTACTTTCATATTCCGCTGCCTGAATATGCAAGCTTTGACTCATCAAACTTCACAGGGGTTAGACAAGAAGGCATAAGCTCTGCTTCAATAAATTCAGGCTTCTTCACCACTATGGTGGAAGCTGGTGATGTAAAGGCCGTATTCACTGGCCATGATCACATAAATGATTTTTGTGGAAAGTTGATGGACATAAATCTTTGCTATGCTGGAGGCTTTGGATATCATGCGTATGGGAAGGACGGATGGTCGAGGAGGGCAAGGATGGTAGCAGTATCTTTGGAGAAAACAGGGAAAGGAGGATGGGGAGCTGTCAAATCTATTAAAACATGGAAGCGACTTGATGATGAACATCTTACTATCATCGATAGTCAGGTGCTTTGGAGCAAGAGCTCTGCTGGTAAGGTTCTGAGAGG GTACTCGTAG
- the LOC104245036 gene encoding probable inactive purple acid phosphatase 29 isoform X1 — translation MEKNFVKLFLVLIFLSSLQLLQASGEKNPQQKLRFDSKNGEFRILQVADMHYGNGKSTPCEDVLPQQMSSCSDLNTTAFILRMIHAEKPHLIVFTGDNIFGYDATDAAKSMDTAFAPAISSNIPWAAILGNHDQESTLSREGVMKHIVGMKNTLSQLNPREFPDIDGFGNYNLEVHGTEGSELANKSVLNLYFLDSGDYSTVPSRIPGYGWIKPSQQLWFQRTSKKLKKTYMYNSSAKKAPAPGLAYFHIPLPEYASFDSSNFTGVRQEGISSASINSGFFTTMVEAGDVKAVFTGHDHINDFCGKLMDINLCYAGGFGYHAYGKDGWSRRARMVAVSLEKTGKGGWGAVKSIKTWKRLDDEHLTIIDSQVLWSKSSAGTRRKKPIGHQ, via the exons ATGGAGAAGAATTTTGTAAAACTATTTCTGGTGCTAATATTTCTCAGCTCATTGCAACTGCTTCAAGCTTCTGGAGAAAAAAATCCACAACAGAAGTTGAGATTTGATAGCAAAAATGGGGAATTTAGGATACTGCAGGTGGCGGATATGCATTACGGAAATGGAAAATCGACGCCGTGTGAGGATGTGCTGCCGCAGCAGATGTCTTCCTGTTCCGATCTTAATACCACTGCTTTCATTCTCCGTATGATTCATGCCGAGAAACCTCATCTCATCGTTTTCACCG GGGACAACATTTTCGGATATGATGCAACGGACGCTGCAAAATCCATGGATACTGCCTTTGCTCCTGCAATTTCTTCAAACATACCATGGGCTGCTATACTAGGAAATCATGACCAAGAATCTACACTTTCGAGGGAAGGCGTAATGAAACATATTGTTGGCATGAAAAATACCTTATCTCAGCTGAATCCTCGTGAATTTCCAGATATTGATGGTTTTGGAAATTATAACCTGGAAGTCCATGGGACTGAGGGTTCCGAGCTGGCTAATAAATCCGTTCTCAATCTATATTTCCTTGACAGTGGAGACTACTCTACTGTCCCATCCAGGATCCCTGGTTATGGTTGGATTAAACCTTCTCAACAGCTTTGGTTTCAACGCACATCTAAGAAGCTTAAG AAAACTTACATGTACAATTCAAGTGCTAAGAAGGCTCCTGCTCCAGGCCTTGCCTACTTTCATATTCCGCTGCCTGAATATGCAAGCTTTGACTCATCAAACTTCACAGGGGTTAGACAAGAAGGCATAAGCTCTGCTTCAATAAATTCAGGCTTCTTCACCACTATGGTGGAAGCTGGTGATGTAAAGGCCGTATTCACTGGCCATGATCACATAAATGATTTTTGTGGAAAGTTGATGGACATAAATCTTTGCTATGCTGGAGGCTTTGGATATCATGCGTATGGGAAGGACGGATGGTCGAGGAGGGCAAGGATGGTAGCAGTATCTTTGGAGAAAACAGGGAAAGGAGGATGGGGAGCTGTCAAATCTATTAAAACATGGAAGCGACTTGATGATGAACATCTTACTATCATCGATAGTCAGGTGCTTTGGAGCAAGAGCTCTGCTG GTACTCGTAGAAAAAAGCCTATTGGCCACCAGTAA
- the LOC104245037 gene encoding uncharacterized protein: MGRKRSNNEDEERENEEEKPIKKMKENNEGRESMRPSMIKNKEKRSAVHAKLKHQKKLDKRKKAKAREAAEKKALELGEEPPPKMVPRTIENTRELDETICRPDDEELFAGNDVDEFSAILRKERDPKILITTSRYNSTRGPAFISDLISVIPNAHYYKRGTYDLKKIVQYANEKEFSSIIVVHTNRREPDALLIIGLPDGPTAHFKLSKLMLRKDIKNHGKPTSHKPELVLTNFTTRLGHRVGRMIQSLFPQDPEFRGRRVVTFHNQRDFIFFRHHRYIFETKEGKQTESKGKKSKDAKNPQERTIARLQECGPRFTLKLISLQHGTFDTQGGEYEWVHKPEMDTSRRRFFL, encoded by the exons ATGGGGCGGAAACGAAGCAATAACGAAGACGAGGAGAGGGAAAACgaagaagaaaaacccataaAAAAGATGAAAGAGAATAATGAGGGCAGAGAAAGCATGCGTCCTTCAATGATTAAAAACAAGGAGAAAAGATCAGCTGTACATGCTAAGCTCAAGCATCAGAAGAAGCTTGATAAGCGGAAGAAAGCTAAAGCTCGCGAAGCTGCTGAGAAAAAAGCTCTTGAGCTAGGCGAGGAG CCTCCACCGAAGATGGTACCTCGTACGATTGAGAATACAAGGGAGTTGGATGAGACTATCTGTAGACCTGATGATGAAGAG CTATTTGCTGGCAATGATGTTGATGAATTTAGTGCAATTCTGAGGAAGGAGCGTGATCCGAAAATATTGATTACTACATCCCGTTACAACTCTACA CGAGGACCAGCATTTATTTCTGATCTTATTTCTGTGATTCCAAATGCTCATTACTACAAACGAGGGACATATGACTTGAAAAAG ATTGTCCAATATGCAAATGAGAAGGAATTTTCATCTATTATTGTAGTCCACACTAATCGCCGTGAACCAG ATGCTCTTCTCATTATTGGCTTACCTGATGGACCTACTGCTCATTTTAAGCTTTCAAAGCTCATGCTACGGAAGGATATCAAG AATCATGGAAAGCCAACAAGTCACAAGCCTGAGCTAGTTTTGACCAATTTCACGACGCGTTTGGGGCATCGAGTTGGGAG GATGATACAGTCACTTTTCCCACAAGACCCTGAATTTCGTGGCCGTCGAGTTGTGACCTTTCACAACCAACGTGATTTCATATTCTTTCGCCATCACCG CTACATTTTTGAAACCAAAGAGGGCAAACAGACAGAATCAAAAGGTAAGAAAAGCAAGGATGCGAAGAACCCACAGGAAAGGACAATTGCCCGTCTGCAG GAATGTGGTCCTCGATTTACCCTCAAGTTAATCAGTCTCCAGCATGGTACTTTTGATACTCAGGGTGGGGAATATGAATGGGTTCACAAG CCGGAAATGGATACAAGTCGACGGAGATTTTTCTTATGA